One genomic segment of Sanyastnella coralliicola includes these proteins:
- a CDS encoding PadR family transcriptional regulator, translating to MNIENTKAQMRKGVLEYCILSILSHQEAYPSDIIAMLKEAKLIVVEGTLYPLLTRLKNAGLLSYRWEESTSGPPRKYYTLTETGQLFLKELDKTWSELASAVDHTTKAK from the coding sequence ATGAACATTGAAAACACGAAGGCACAGATGCGGAAAGGCGTGCTAGAGTATTGCATCCTCTCGATCCTCTCTCATCAGGAGGCTTATCCATCAGACATCATTGCGATGTTGAAAGAAGCCAAACTGATTGTGGTCGAAGGAACCCTCTACCCTCTGCTCACCCGTTTGAAGAATGCCGGATTGCTCAGCTACCGCTGGGAAGAATCTACCTCCGGGCCACCACGCAAGTATTACACCTTGACAGAAACCGGACAACTTTTCCTGAAAGAACTAGATAAAACCTGGAGTGAACTCGCCAGCGCCGTCGATCACACCACCAAAGCCAAGTAA
- a CDS encoding MBOAT family O-acyltransferase: MIDFGVQAILKHFFLYNDTDPMIFTKGIFWWFFAVVLVVQSFLHQRQAARNAFLFVVSLFFYFKTSGCFFTILLFSTLTDYFIGFRIEKGKTTLTRKLWLALSITINLLVLIYFKYAYFFADSFNNLLGTEWHPVNHFAGFANEVFGSTFRADMILLPVGISFFTFQTMSYSIDIFRGHVKPVRSILDFGFYVSFFPQLVAGPIVRAADFIPQLYEKYSLTRKEFGIAMFWIVNGLLKKVLLADYLALNFVDRVFANPGGYTGFENLMALYGYSLQVYADFSGYTDIAIGIALLLGFRLPKNFDSPYKADSVGNFWKRWHISLSSWLKDYLYIPMGGNRGGSLFTYISLAFVAGFVFLLSGSLMTLVWFAAGIAVAIIIAMIFPKIKKWYTTNINMMMTMLLGGLWHGASWNFVLWGGLNGLGLVVYKLWRKISPWENKSRWWNRAWAIFLTFNFISFTRIWFRSGSANTWESMNESHDILAEWFTANTMLNQLGNIDFSVAPDVLAGFAPVFIVMLLGFIIHWLPSSTKDWYRNKFATAPIAIQVLVGIVTVFIMYQVLSADSQPFIYFQF; the protein is encoded by the coding sequence ATGATTGATTTTGGCGTTCAGGCAATCCTGAAACACTTCTTCCTATACAATGATACTGACCCGATGATCTTTACGAAAGGGATCTTCTGGTGGTTCTTCGCTGTGGTATTGGTTGTACAATCATTTCTTCACCAACGACAAGCAGCACGTAACGCCTTTCTTTTTGTGGTGAGCTTATTCTTTTACTTCAAGACAAGTGGATGCTTCTTCACCATACTCCTTTTCTCTACCCTGACAGACTATTTCATTGGTTTTCGGATTGAGAAGGGTAAGACTACGCTAACGCGGAAGCTGTGGCTCGCATTGAGCATCACCATCAACTTATTGGTGCTGATCTACTTTAAGTACGCCTACTTCTTCGCAGACTCCTTTAATAATCTGCTTGGAACGGAATGGCATCCCGTCAATCATTTCGCTGGCTTTGCCAATGAAGTCTTTGGGTCCACTTTCCGGGCTGATATGATTCTGTTGCCCGTGGGCATCTCCTTCTTCACCTTCCAGACGATGTCGTATTCCATTGACATCTTCAGAGGACATGTGAAGCCTGTGCGCAGTATTCTTGACTTTGGATTCTATGTTTCCTTTTTCCCGCAGTTGGTGGCTGGTCCGATTGTACGTGCGGCTGATTTCATTCCGCAATTGTATGAGAAGTATTCGCTAACGCGGAAGGAGTTTGGGATCGCCATGTTCTGGATTGTCAATGGTTTGCTGAAGAAGGTATTGCTTGCTGATTATTTGGCCTTGAACTTCGTTGACCGTGTATTTGCTAACCCAGGTGGATATACCGGATTTGAGAACTTAATGGCGCTCTATGGCTACTCGCTTCAGGTATACGCTGATTTCTCTGGTTATACCGACATCGCCATAGGTATCGCCTTATTACTTGGATTTAGACTACCTAAGAACTTCGATTCACCATACAAGGCAGACAGTGTGGGGAATTTCTGGAAGCGTTGGCACATCTCCCTCTCGAGTTGGTTGAAAGACTACCTATACATCCCCATGGGTGGAAACCGTGGAGGTTCGTTGTTTACCTACATCTCGCTTGCCTTTGTTGCCGGTTTTGTGTTCTTATTGAGTGGATCATTGATGACCTTGGTTTGGTTTGCTGCTGGAATCGCAGTCGCCATTATCATTGCGATGATTTTCCCGAAGATCAAGAAATGGTACACCACCAACATCAACATGATGATGACCATGCTCCTTGGCGGACTATGGCACGGTGCAAGCTGGAACTTTGTACTGTGGGGCGGTTTGAATGGTTTAGGACTCGTGGTCTATAAGCTTTGGAGAAAGATTAGTCCATGGGAGAACAAATCACGCTGGTGGAATCGCGCTTGGGCGATCTTCTTGACCTTCAACTTCATCTCGTTCACGCGTATCTGGTTCCGAAGCGGTTCCGCGAATACTTGGGAATCGATGAACGAAAGTCACGACATTCTAGCCGAGTGGTTCACAGCGAATACAATGTTGAATCAGTTAGGGAATATTGATTTCAGTGTGGCACCGGATGTATTGGCCGGGTTTGCGCCTGTATTCATTGTGATGTTGCTAGGCTTCATTATACACTGGCTTCCTTCTTCTACGAAAGACTGGTATCGCAATAAGTTTGCTACCGCTCCGATTGCTATTCAGGTATTGGTTGGTATTGTTACCGTTTTCATCATGTACCAGGTGCTGTCAGCAGATAGTCAGCCATTTATCTACTTCCAGTTCTAA
- a CDS encoding GDSL-type esterase/lipase family protein, whose translation MKLNKRNRTVFSIVVVIATVAFVGFRVSERTINPPISSVDMPSFDHSDAEKSFPFIQFEKNELVYPSKESNMEPVYEKLQDILYNGQGELAILHMGGSHVQGGAVGHRMRELFEDLAYGTTQQRGLMFPFRVAHTNSSIYTSSSYTGDWDGCRCAHNRHRCDWGMSGMVASTTDKDASFQTWAYRRDSSLYESDLVRLYVSNGDQQFTPQWDGEVEPTSVTFDSIASYYEWIFPAPVDTLKWSFTADSLASYVEVQGVYMGNSKGAITYNEIGVNGASTRSYLRCDFMPEQLQTLPPDLVFFGIGINDAHVPSSQFSKADFIQRYDTLVSYMKSVNPEVAIVFLTNNDSFYRKRYANKNGKVVQEAMYELAEKHQAAVWDLFEIMGGFRSIEAWDRTGLAKNDKIHFTRDGYYLQAELMYEAIMTDFSDWMVDQKDAAATNNEPGGAP comes from the coding sequence ATGAAGCTGAATAAGCGAAATAGGACTGTCTTTTCAATTGTCGTGGTAATTGCCACGGTGGCTTTTGTCGGATTCCGCGTTAGCGAAAGAACCATCAATCCGCCAATCAGCAGCGTTGACATGCCTTCATTTGACCACAGCGATGCTGAGAAAAGCTTCCCATTTATTCAATTTGAGAAGAATGAGCTCGTCTACCCTTCGAAAGAGAGCAACATGGAGCCTGTTTATGAAAAGCTACAAGACATTCTCTACAATGGACAAGGTGAACTTGCTATTCTTCATATGGGCGGATCACACGTTCAAGGCGGCGCTGTTGGACACCGCATGCGTGAACTCTTCGAAGATCTGGCGTATGGAACCACACAACAACGTGGACTGATGTTCCCGTTTCGAGTAGCGCACACCAATAGCTCAATTTACACATCAAGCTCATATACAGGCGATTGGGATGGTTGCCGTTGTGCTCACAATCGCCATCGGTGTGATTGGGGAATGAGTGGAATGGTCGCATCGACTACTGACAAAGACGCCAGCTTTCAAACATGGGCTTACCGCAGAGACAGTAGCTTGTATGAAAGTGATCTTGTGCGACTTTACGTGAGTAATGGAGATCAGCAATTCACCCCTCAATGGGACGGTGAAGTTGAGCCAACCTCTGTCACCTTTGACAGTATCGCGAGCTACTATGAATGGATTTTCCCAGCTCCTGTAGATACCTTGAAGTGGTCGTTCACGGCGGATAGCTTGGCATCGTACGTTGAAGTACAAGGAGTGTATATGGGGAACTCCAAAGGAGCTATTACCTACAATGAGATTGGGGTAAATGGAGCGAGTACTCGTAGTTACCTACGTTGCGACTTCATGCCAGAGCAACTGCAGACCCTCCCTCCTGACTTGGTTTTCTTTGGTATCGGCATCAACGATGCGCACGTGCCTTCAAGCCAATTCAGTAAGGCAGATTTCATTCAACGCTATGATACGTTGGTGTCTTACATGAAGTCTGTGAATCCTGAGGTCGCCATCGTTTTCCTGACCAACAACGACTCATTCTACCGAAAGCGATACGCTAATAAGAATGGAAAGGTGGTGCAAGAAGCGATGTACGAACTTGCTGAAAAGCATCAAGCCGCAGTTTGGGACCTGTTTGAGATTATGGGTGGTTTCCGCTCGATCGAGGCATGGGATCGAACTGGACTAGCAAAGAACGATAAGATCCATTTTACCAGAGATGGATACTACTTACAAGCTGAGTTAATGTACGAGGCCATCATGACTGATTTCAGTGATTGGATGGTTGATCAAAAAGACGCAGCAGCTACGAACAATGAACCCGGTGGAGCACCATGA
- a CDS encoding LysM peptidoglycan-binding domain-containing protein, with amino-acid sequence MLRLLSILSLFCAAHALHAQSNYEEILSSSQQQWLLELFTETYPDASVLQHCPPDLKQQIPESSALDESLHPYAMDRTAEAKCIAYYFNDDCQAFSNLRLLSDLYFPLFERHLQSAGLEDDYKFLPIVASALNSSFDDGKNHAGLWGLSYPDARLAGLEINTNVDQRKAPDLATKAAIELLKGYHERYDGDPLKVVVAYLRGIHFTDRFTPGEHPEDPLLTEQLTLLHVSIRLFKHTEAEHHLMDWLTLLQEYEAVPLMKETSKDGMADLLSVDRHLIDGLNPAFHGNKVPGMYRALPFLLPKGALDEFHTVEDSLYCYKPKEEIVEAARQAEAKREPSGDATYYTVRSGDVLGVIAQRFGVRVSELKRWNNLRSDRIDVGQKLLIYGDNKKQPTTNTQPKKTDTKPKVTPKGDYVEYTVQSGESLWLIAKKFPGVSADNIMEWNNITDDIRPGQTLKIYTNQ; translated from the coding sequence ATGCTGCGTTTGCTGTCTATACTTAGCTTGTTTTGTGCCGCTCATGCGCTCCATGCACAATCGAATTATGAAGAGATCTTATCCTCTTCACAACAGCAATGGTTATTAGAATTGTTCACCGAGACCTATCCCGATGCTTCGGTTTTACAACATTGTCCACCTGATCTAAAGCAGCAGATTCCTGAGAGTTCGGCCCTCGATGAAAGCTTGCATCCATATGCCATGGATCGAACGGCTGAAGCAAAATGCATCGCTTATTACTTCAACGACGATTGCCAAGCCTTCTCGAACTTGCGCCTACTGAGTGATTTGTACTTCCCGCTCTTTGAACGTCACCTGCAATCTGCAGGACTTGAAGACGACTACAAGTTCTTACCTATTGTGGCTTCAGCGCTCAATTCATCTTTTGATGACGGAAAGAATCACGCTGGATTGTGGGGGTTGAGTTATCCAGACGCTAGACTTGCCGGACTTGAAATCAATACAAACGTAGACCAACGTAAAGCACCTGACCTAGCAACGAAAGCCGCGATTGAACTACTTAAAGGGTATCACGAGCGATATGATGGAGATCCACTAAAAGTAGTGGTGGCCTACCTGAGAGGAATTCACTTCACAGATCGTTTCACACCAGGAGAGCATCCTGAAGATCCTCTACTGACTGAGCAGTTGACTCTACTTCATGTCAGCATTCGTCTCTTCAAACACACGGAAGCCGAACACCACCTGATGGACTGGCTCACCTTACTTCAAGAATATGAAGCTGTGCCTTTGATGAAGGAAACAAGCAAAGACGGGATGGCTGATTTGCTTTCAGTAGATCGTCATTTAATTGATGGTTTAAATCCTGCGTTCCATGGTAACAAAGTGCCAGGAATGTATCGTGCTTTGCCATTCCTACTCCCGAAAGGAGCCTTGGATGAATTCCACACCGTGGAAGACAGCCTATACTGCTACAAGCCAAAAGAAGAGATCGTGGAAGCGGCACGACAAGCAGAGGCTAAGCGCGAACCAAGCGGAGATGCTACCTATTATACGGTCCGATCTGGAGATGTACTCGGTGTTATTGCTCAACGATTTGGCGTTCGTGTTTCTGAATTGAAACGTTGGAACAATCTCCGAAGCGACCGCATCGACGTGGGGCAGAAATTGTTGATCTACGGCGACAACAAAAAGCAGCCAACTACCAACACTCAACCGAAAAAGACCGACACTAAACCGAAGGTCACTCCGAAAGGAGACTATGTCGAGTATACTGTACAGTCTGGAGAATCGCTTTGGCTTATCGCCAAGAAGTTTCCGGGCGTAAGCGCAGATAATATCATGGAATGGAACAATATCACCGATGATATTCGTCCAGGACAAACACTAAAGATCTACACCAACCAATGA
- a CDS encoding PAS domain S-box protein gives MNVEDFKRIIARERAARKEAERTMELKSGELFEANQQLMELNTQLVRRSEDSEALYRRLIESITDVIYTLDADGHFLFMNNSGLRLLGKPWEQIEGVHFLELIQEDSKQEVAAFYAEQVANDATNSYLEIPVVDDKGRVRWIGQNAQLIKEGDDLHQVYVVARDITEEYALKTLLTQSEEKYRGMIENMQLGLMEVDIEGRVISANDSFLELCGYALSEIEGKNAKDLFIASEEEFEQMESKEALRKEGVTDHYEIKFKRKDGEIRWLVISGAPIIDDEGNITGSVGIHFDITHRKLIEKELKDARRSAEQAQKAEKEFLARMSHEIRTPLNVILGMSHLMFDSALRNDQVEYMRSIHYSAQLLKGLVSDVLDYNKIEAGEVELTPSTFNVHQLFESFYQMFSYNLKERNIDFILKIDPSVPKMIKADQVLINQVLLNLIGNAVKFTDEGFVSLEVQQEDDTLLIEISDTGIGIDATDLATVFDRFQRSDDPDARTREGSGLGLNIVRKLVDILDGDISVSSEKGNGTRFFIDVPYEVAEETADISGSALRSNLKGLTVLIAEDNPMNMVFLSNLLTREGAEVKKAVDGQEALNLSQKGKVDVIFMDVQMPKMTGLEVTEEIRRDASNPNTKTRIVGLSAFAFKGDIEASLKVGMNEYITKPFSPSAIYELLGLERESARATSEHDEESMDQSVMDELYGGDKAHEIQMFGLFLANMPQYLEELRELATQSEADACASIIHKIYPSFRMVGFPKQSERWKSLEKNLRSSELSDNLFVEIHREINRSQTKLAIVKQALSDAEPN, from the coding sequence ATGAATGTTGAGGATTTTAAGCGAATCATAGCACGGGAGCGTGCGGCAAGAAAGGAGGCAGAACGCACGATGGAGCTCAAGTCTGGGGAGCTCTTTGAGGCGAACCAACAGCTCATGGAGCTAAATACCCAATTGGTTCGTCGTTCCGAAGACAGCGAAGCGCTCTACCGTCGTTTGATCGAATCGATTACTGATGTGATCTACACCCTCGATGCTGATGGTCACTTCCTTTTTATGAATAATTCAGGTCTTCGTCTTCTTGGGAAACCCTGGGAACAAATAGAAGGAGTGCATTTTCTAGAGTTGATTCAAGAAGATTCAAAGCAAGAGGTAGCTGCCTTTTATGCTGAGCAAGTGGCCAATGACGCGACCAACTCGTACTTGGAGATTCCAGTAGTCGATGACAAAGGCAGGGTACGATGGATTGGCCAAAACGCGCAACTCATTAAAGAAGGTGATGATCTACATCAAGTATATGTAGTGGCGCGCGACATCACAGAAGAGTATGCACTTAAAACCCTGTTAACCCAAAGCGAAGAGAAATACCGCGGCATGATCGAGAACATGCAATTGGGTCTAATGGAAGTTGATATAGAAGGACGTGTCATCAGTGCCAATGACTCCTTCCTTGAATTGTGTGGATATGCGCTAAGTGAAATCGAAGGGAAGAACGCTAAAGATCTTTTCATCGCTTCAGAAGAAGAATTTGAGCAAATGGAGTCAAAGGAGGCGCTCAGAAAAGAAGGTGTCACTGATCACTATGAAATCAAGTTCAAACGAAAAGACGGTGAAATTCGCTGGCTGGTCATTTCAGGCGCTCCTATTATTGATGATGAAGGGAATATTACGGGGTCAGTAGGGATCCACTTTGACATTACCCACCGTAAGCTCATTGAGAAAGAACTAAAAGACGCCAGGCGTTCCGCCGAACAGGCGCAAAAAGCGGAAAAGGAATTCTTGGCACGCATGAGCCATGAGATCAGAACTCCATTGAATGTCATCTTGGGGATGTCGCATCTGATGTTCGATTCAGCCTTGCGGAATGATCAAGTGGAATACATGCGCTCCATTCACTACAGTGCACAGTTACTAAAAGGTTTGGTGAGTGATGTGTTAGACTACAACAAGATTGAGGCTGGGGAAGTAGAACTCACGCCGAGCACATTCAATGTGCATCAACTGTTTGAGAGCTTCTACCAGATGTTCTCGTATAACTTGAAAGAACGCAACATCGATTTCATCTTGAAGATTGACCCATCGGTACCTAAGATGATTAAGGCGGATCAAGTGTTAATCAATCAGGTCTTACTGAACTTGATAGGTAACGCCGTGAAATTCACAGACGAAGGCTTCGTATCGCTTGAAGTACAGCAAGAAGATGACACCCTCCTGATTGAGATTAGTGATACCGGTATCGGAATAGACGCTACGGATCTCGCAACCGTATTTGACCGCTTCCAGCGTTCAGATGACCCCGATGCTCGAACACGAGAAGGAAGTGGCTTAGGCCTAAACATCGTACGCAAGCTGGTTGATATTCTCGATGGAGACATCAGTGTTTCAAGCGAGAAAGGGAATGGTACGCGCTTCTTTATTGATGTTCCATATGAAGTCGCGGAAGAAACCGCGGATATTTCTGGAAGCGCACTTAGATCGAACCTCAAGGGATTGACGGTGTTGATTGCTGAAGATAATCCGATGAACATGGTCTTTCTTTCAAACTTATTGACGCGAGAAGGAGCAGAGGTGAAGAAAGCCGTTGACGGACAAGAAGCCCTCAATCTAAGTCAAAAGGGAAAAGTGGACGTCATCTTTATGGATGTGCAAATGCCTAAGATGACTGGACTAGAGGTCACAGAAGAAATCAGGAGAGATGCGAGTAACCCGAATACCAAGACAAGGATCGTCGGTTTATCAGCCTTTGCATTTAAAGGAGACATCGAGGCTTCGCTCAAAGTGGGGATGAATGAATACATCACCAAACCTTTTTCTCCTTCAGCGATCTATGAGCTCCTTGGCTTGGAAAGAGAAAGTGCTCGAGCTACATCAGAACATGATGAAGAAAGCATGGATCAATCCGTTATGGATGAACTCTACGGTGGTGACAAGGCACACGAGATTCAGATGTTCGGTCTCTTCTTGGCAAACATGCCTCAGTACCTCGAAGAATTGCGAGAGCTGGCGACGCAATCAGAAGCGGATGCAT
- a CDS encoding PspC domain-containing protein, with protein MNKTLSVNIGGFVFNIEEEAYEALRKYIDSIASFFRGQESSDEIIGDIEQRIAELFNERLGESRQVVTHEDVDAVIEIMGRPEQYAEADEAAEETMEGKTSSKSKRKSTRRVYRDSEDAVLGGVASGLSYNLGWDPLVLRIIFVLLAFFGLAGIPIYIILWAVIPEAKTTAEKLRMRGEKVNVENISKAVSDSVDNVRASFDGNGIQRGADRLFSAVASVFNFLARIIKTIVGVVLLVAGAGMIIGFVIMVFGLASGSTVANNLSLSFIQEFIFFNENMFVLAVIAGILLFTVPMLAFLYGGVRLLLNYTPPVKGIGLTLISLMILGSVLASIAAVNQGTEYSQEESVEVHMALDVPSDTLYVVCSDDPHWHNQLRPRSMDHMEMIKREGDTMIFGYPELQVSTSNVQFFDLETRKRAGGKSHTAAIEHAEELDYNYYLEGDTLYLDPYFTAPYSQRFRDQRVKARIHIPEGKYVYIDKSAERIIRYGKSSGFDELWDYEVPENTFINNGEEIKCSSCPVPNEEEEEEES; from the coding sequence ATGAACAAGACACTTTCTGTAAACATTGGAGGATTCGTCTTCAACATTGAAGAAGAAGCCTACGAAGCCCTCCGAAAATATATCGACTCGATTGCGTCCTTCTTCCGAGGGCAAGAGAGCAGCGATGAGATCATCGGTGACATCGAGCAACGGATCGCTGAGTTGTTCAACGAACGACTAGGTGAATCACGACAAGTAGTTACTCATGAAGACGTGGACGCTGTGATTGAGATTATGGGTCGACCTGAACAGTACGCTGAAGCTGATGAAGCGGCAGAAGAAACGATGGAAGGTAAGACCAGCTCAAAGTCAAAGCGCAAAAGCACGCGTCGTGTATACCGCGACTCCGAAGATGCGGTTCTTGGTGGGGTAGCCTCAGGATTGAGCTACAACCTCGGATGGGATCCGTTGGTACTGCGTATCATCTTCGTATTGCTAGCCTTCTTTGGCTTGGCGGGTATCCCGATCTACATCATTCTCTGGGCAGTCATTCCTGAAGCAAAGACGACAGCCGAAAAACTGAGAATGCGCGGGGAAAAAGTAAACGTCGAGAATATATCGAAAGCGGTAAGCGACAGTGTAGACAATGTGCGCGCTTCATTCGACGGAAATGGAATACAGCGTGGAGCTGACAGACTCTTCTCTGCTGTAGCCTCTGTTTTCAATTTCCTCGCGCGAATCATTAAGACAATTGTGGGAGTAGTATTGCTAGTTGCGGGAGCAGGGATGATCATTGGCTTTGTGATCATGGTCTTCGGACTAGCATCTGGTTCTACAGTAGCCAATAATCTCTCGCTTTCATTCATCCAAGAGTTCATATTCTTCAATGAGAACATGTTTGTTCTTGCAGTCATTGCAGGTATCCTCCTCTTCACGGTACCAATGCTCGCCTTTCTTTACGGTGGAGTGCGTCTTTTGCTCAACTACACGCCTCCAGTGAAAGGTATCGGACTAACATTGATCAGCTTAATGATTCTCGGTTCGGTACTGGCATCCATTGCCGCCGTAAATCAAGGAACCGAGTATTCACAAGAGGAAAGCGTAGAAGTCCATATGGCACTTGATGTACCAAGTGATACCTTATATGTAGTCTGCTCAGACGATCCACACTGGCACAACCAGCTTCGTCCGCGCTCTATGGATCACATGGAAATGATTAAGCGCGAAGGTGATACGATGATCTTTGGATACCCTGAACTGCAAGTAAGCACTTCAAATGTTCAATTCTTCGACCTGGAAACAAGGAAAAGAGCGGGTGGTAAATCACACACGGCCGCCATTGAACACGCTGAAGAGCTTGATTACAACTACTACCTAGAAGGTGACACCCTTTACCTTGATCCGTATTTCACGGCTCCTTACAGCCAGCGATTCCGTGATCAACGTGTGAAGGCGAGAATTCACATTCCCGAAGGCAAATATGTGTACATCGATAAATCAGCAGAGCGTATCATCCGCTACGGAAAAAGCAGTGGGTTTGACGAACTCTGGGATTACGAAGTGCCCGAAAATACTTTCATCAACAATGGTGAAGAAATAAAATGCTCTTCATGTCCTGTTCCTAACGAGGAAGAGGAAGAAGAGGAATCATGA
- a CDS encoding GDSL-type esterase/lipase family protein has protein sequence MSGKSFHPPQRTLIALVLCFGICFGIAQVFPTDGIKVNDDFELVFLDPSDFIPHPPAARDGIEDADAYLAGFDAVLNEDSVRQAQEAAIQAEADSAKARALREQQQREIEARKALLKIQAGPEGIKNLDEFFASAASASANGEKIRVIHYGDSQIEGDRISRLIRNELQKKYGGQGPGLIPPVEVVPSVAIKQEAEGNWKRYTIYGRKDTTVKHSRYGLMGTFAQVDSAGGKLSFYPSNMAYGLSKKFSEATLYYGSFGTGGDIKVLFGDSLVQTIQVGDSSGLHTKKWQLSNIKKGIHFETNASDLEFYGLALDGKSGIQVDNVPMRGSSGTIFKRIDRSQMRSQLGSVNAKLVLLQYGGNSVPYVKDTTQAVNYGNWMRSQIKFLQSVMPDAAFILIGPSDMAYKEKEDFVTYPYLESVRNELKRAAFETGCGFWDIYEVMGGKNSMQAWVDADPPLAGKDYVHFTPKGARRVGELFMKALMDEAE, from the coding sequence ATGAGCGGGAAGTCTTTCCACCCACCCCAACGAACGTTGATTGCACTCGTCCTTTGCTTTGGGATCTGTTTTGGAATCGCCCAGGTATTCCCAACCGACGGAATAAAAGTCAACGATGATTTCGAACTGGTTTTCCTTGACCCGAGTGACTTCATCCCTCACCCTCCAGCCGCACGAGATGGTATCGAAGATGCGGATGCTTATTTGGCTGGTTTTGATGCTGTATTAAACGAAGACTCTGTTCGCCAAGCCCAAGAGGCAGCTATTCAGGCTGAAGCGGATAGTGCCAAGGCACGAGCGCTTCGTGAGCAACAACAACGTGAAATTGAGGCGCGCAAGGCACTGCTGAAAATTCAAGCAGGACCAGAAGGCATCAAGAATCTCGACGAATTCTTCGCTAGCGCTGCTTCCGCTTCCGCCAACGGCGAAAAAATCAGAGTCATACACTACGGTGATTCTCAAATTGAAGGAGATCGCATTTCTCGTTTGATTAGAAACGAACTTCAGAAGAAATACGGTGGTCAAGGCCCTGGACTCATTCCTCCAGTAGAAGTCGTTCCGAGCGTGGCTATCAAGCAAGAAGCGGAAGGAAACTGGAAGCGTTATACCATTTACGGTCGAAAAGACACCACGGTGAAGCACTCCCGTTACGGACTCATGGGAACCTTCGCACAGGTTGATTCAGCCGGAGGAAAACTGAGCTTCTACCCGAGTAATATGGCCTACGGCTTATCGAAGAAATTCTCTGAGGCCACCCTTTACTATGGAAGCTTCGGAACCGGCGGTGACATCAAGGTCTTATTCGGTGACTCTCTTGTGCAGACGATTCAAGTGGGAGATTCATCGGGATTGCACACGAAGAAATGGCAGCTGAGCAACATCAAGAAAGGCATCCACTTCGAAACCAATGCCTCAGACCTTGAATTCTATGGATTGGCCTTGGATGGTAAATCAGGAATTCAAGTCGACAATGTGCCGATGCGCGGTTCTTCTGGTACGATCTTCAAACGTATTGATCGATCTCAAATGCGATCTCAGCTAGGTTCGGTGAACGCGAAACTGGTGTTGCTCCAATACGGAGGAAATTCAGTTCCGTATGTCAAAGACACGACGCAAGCCGTTAATTATGGTAACTGGATGCGCAGTCAGATCAAGTTCTTGCAGTCAGTGATGCCAGACGCCGCCTTCATTCTTATTGGTCCTTCAGACATGGCCTACAAGGAAAAAGAGGACTTCGTTACCTATCCTTACTTAGAATCAGTTCGTAATGAACTAAAGCGAGCAGCCTTTGAAACCGGGTGCGGTTTTTGGGATATCTACGAAGTCATGGGCGGAAAGAACTCCATGCAAGCCTGGGTTGATGCCGATCCTCCGTTGGCTGGTAAAGATTACGTCCACTTCACTCCGAAAGGAGCGCGTAGAGTTGGTGAGCTGTTTATGAAAGCATTAATGGATGAAGCTGAATAA